atcaagagaatcggagctaaaacgaagattctagagcgaaaacggtaaaagacaagaaatcaagttacaatccagggaatcaaggctgaccagcaagccatacggcctgccatacggcctgccatatggcctgccatacggccttccagtatggaaatggcctgccatatacgtgccaccacacgagccaccatacggccagccttgcatacggcctgccaaaaacgggctgccatacgccctgccaggcgtatgctggcaaattccaagtctatttaaagggtctttgtcattcattccaacacacacttcaattcacttctttctctctcttgtacaatattagtcatactctcagggccttcgactccgtgcgggaaacctagtacccggagaagaacgctgaagattgtattaggagcggtctggagtcttgaagttgtcacttttgtattcagaactcgtttaatctactggtacttctatcctttatcttatataatgttttatgatattattgccatgattagcgagtagttatctttagtgtatgctataatgtaagtagttataatgccaaaataatattatggtctgtgtatgttgtcgtaatgctttccgattatgctttaaactcaatcgcttttccaactaatagaacgtagttataggctctgttattgggaagtcgcgaaccccgattgagagtacactatatgtgtcaccccttggtaagagaagtctatcggatacaatgtaagatcgacccaggcacaccgattgtagtaagtctatcaagctttggattctgacagaggactctttcgtagtgaaacatctgactagacccctagtacattttcggtcctagaccatgctagtgtagtcaccaagcatataaacttcgtacgtgcacgctgaagcacagcggttgttgtaagctgtacctctgctaagtaaggccatggaacacggttagtattgaccagtacactgcactataacgcggtctcaagcattgcaccccgcttgaggtattcttagttaattaaggaactgtttgtttagacacataaaggattggaccgttaggataaccgaacgtgttcatggaagtcagacttgacttggccatggtgttctttatggttgaacttttttaagggcctaactatcttttaccaatcattaacgaaagcattgaaacacatcatgtctctcggatatggtaaaccatgtattctattatgcttaagaaagtttagaccattttggaatgttaatacgtcacccaaccgagttgctcaattggatgagccgtctgaacgtgtatgcatgtattcagactgcacgggcgtcgggggtaacgaacgttgttgtctattcagaatctttaagcctaaCGCGGTacacagtgacatgtcttatgacaggggtgtttaggaccagtgtaatgaatacaaggcctttgCCTATtgatgagccagcattccataatctcggcagattaactgatgaagtcatagtatgcacttactttaaccttatgtgaattacaaattttatcgcatttactttatctgtcttataaactagaaaattccaaaataaatattcactactccctaactatcttaggttacaatataggttcgatgttactgatatctcaaaaatacgactctaggtcatacttcccttgcttataaggagtagtaagatttaggccccgctaaatataaatttaaaacagtaccctctcccacgagtggctgatcctggcgagccacggcctaacgacaccgcgcaaataaaaaccgtccgtttcggccatattaggggtgttatttacgttaagttagttaccaagtgcccacggttatacatatacttttcatacggttttgaaatactgaaatctcgtggcctaccttacattactgttatacttaaactatagctcaccaacctttgtcttgacttttttaagcatgtttttctcaggtgcttaaggtttgattgctttcaCTGTAGTTGCCAGGTTttatagactcccgctgcgcttattagagatgtcttcgcatgaaacgtttattttgcattcaaactatgttacttttgaaacaatgaatttgtaacgaccattgggtcacgtacttttATTGACGCCTTCTATTCGTCGAGGcacattatcgtatgttaaacatttgacgttggttatgacgttaccttttcttatgaatgcaaacctttttttaaaaaaattagcatatagtgtttgaccatgtaatgatcctgttgttgatgatccgtacacgttgattttgtacagggcatcacaatTTATACTCGAGCACtgttcagggatacactattaatatataaaagttaagttatgagtgctcacgtatcaatattgagcttaaatattgcaagaaagtacgtagacgcaacgaagatgataaacactagattgatctcacgagcatacccccgaatattacccataacctccatagctataacccataatttctttagctctaccccgctcgaaaacccatttttaaattacttgaacagcactccgtcgtagtattttatgtataaatactaataataataatactaacactactaataatattattaggattaataacaataataacaataataataataataataataataataataataataataataataataataataataataataataataataataataataataatattaataataataataataataataataataataataataataataataataataataataatacttgtaattataGAGAGAGATCGAGAGTTTGTATGAATGAATCTGAATAAGAATTTGATCTAGCTTTATAGCACCTTGCCTGTCcctcactgccatgcgatcgcatggaaagcaaagggagaagccatgcgatcgcatgggcttcatTTACAGCTTACACTCTTTTGTAAATCTCTGCCGAcacttattatttattatatttaatatataatatatttaatatttagaattaattaaatattatattatatttacatgcatagttaacttgtaattttagcaccgatgtctcgtacgttgtcactcgacttatgtcctagttccggtttcttgaacgcattttcgtacgcttagaaaacgggtactttatgtttcgtgacgtGTACATTtaccaataattagacttatttcaccaataattatactaattgaaatgtaacttatacttttgagtgttatggtcatttttttcttcaaatcaatgtctcgttatttatcaaaatatgtttaataatatattaaatttttataacaaatcgttttaaatctaaatttatattatattttatcacgttataaaacatatatattatcatttataatttgtcaaaaggttttctAGAAAGATTTCTAAAGTTtatgataacgttaaaaccttcatTCTTATCATCCTGGCTCAATAACGAATTGtccaaagtgattctagatattcgttttagagaagacgtgacactcaaattattttatataatttctaaaatttctaatgataattgtaataacttaaataatcttaaagttttatAATATGTTCCTACTTTTCgacatttatattatttattttaaattctTATATATATTACGAGAAAGTTAATATTGTTTCCTTTTATATTTTCAAAATGTTTTTGTAACAAAGTTCTTTTAGATAGAAAAACATTTtcatacatttgaaactaaatcgagtaattataaatttagttttccagaatcagttatattccaaatcatcctttaaaaaggTTTCAACTATATCGTAAaatgttttcaatattatgaaaactaaataattaacttatcaagaaacATGAGGTAAACATTGTAAAACccacattgaaagttaagcaggaatctccactaacttttgactaacactcgttaattgacactttgtttttacatcactttatcaattattccgaatattgttaaaaagaacagatttcttaaatcacagtggacctcacaacagagacacgtaaatcatatcacaatgtaactgataaattaatcatttgatattatcttcaaaTTCCATCgaaaaacatattgaaacaaatatgttcatgtaaagtattatacatctaatatttattaacgttttcaattaatataactatatattatatatacatatctatatacatgtaaatgttcgtgaatcgtcgagcacagtcaaagggtaattgaacatatgaacatagttccaaagttttcgagactcaacattatagactttgcttatcgtgtcggaaacatataaagatcaagtttaaatttggtcggaaatttccgggttgtcacaaaacgtacccattatcacttcatcatcatcacgggCTTCTTCAGCAGTTATCACAAACACTCAACTTTTAGCATTAGCATTCCCCGTGTTGCCCTTCTTCTTCAGACACTGGTTGCAGAAATGCCCTTTCTCACCGCAGTCATAGCAGGTAGGAACGATTGCGTTGGCTTTGGTTGCAGGTGTATCCGTTGGAGGAACtgcaactctacaattcttggatatatggccaatcttcttacacttggtgcactcagcattgcaccacccagaatggtaTTTCTCACAACGCTTATAGAAAGGTTGTTTTCCAGAGTAACTTCCTTTGGAATTCTCGGCAACTTTCTTATTCGAACCTTAACTCGATCCCTGAGCAggttcaaacttccttttgcctTCATTTGTCTTAGACTCGGCTTACTTATTTGCCGCGgcttttctcctcttagccatcatgagGTTTTGAGCCATCAGTATCACCGCATCTAAAGTCTCCTTACTAGCAgcaatgacatttccctgaatctctTCAGGAAGGCCTTCTATGTACCTTCCTATCTTTTTCAGCTCAGTTGGTACCATCTCTGGGCACAAAGTAActaactctataaacctgttggtataagcttcgaTGTCGGTTCTTTTTACCTTCAATTCCCAGAACTCAACTTCCAACTTTTGAATTTGGTTTCGCGGACATAATTTTTCTGTCATCATTCGCTTCAGAACTGGCCATGGAATAGCGTTTGCAGCATTTAGCCCCACAGTTTGGGCATAAccattccaccatgttagagctagGCCACTTAGCatatgagtggcatacttcactcggtcgacatccgcacagttacagatacgaaagatggattcgagcttttcgaaccatcgaGTCAGTTCTACAGCTTCTTCATTCCCCTTAAAAGACGGAGGCTTGcaattcataaactccttgtagctGCAAGAAGTGGGAGGATTTCCTTGGTTGTTCCCGTGGTTGTTATGATTGCCTTGTGCAGCGGCCAACAGCTGTTGGAATTGTGCAGGAGTCAGAGAGACATTCGGAATATTGGTAGCACTTCTAGTTGATTGAGCCatcgttcttcaatacataattacagtattagttgaagagttcgtGGTGCTAATAAATGAAAAGTTTGATAAATGCACAAGGTTTACACAACAAATACAACCAAACAGATATATCCAAACAAATACGAATGAGGTATGATAAATGGTAGGAATAACAAGATGTAATCTAAATACTTGAATTAAACCATAAAACCACTAGTTTTACATGAATCAAAGAAAACTAATGTAACTTAGGCATATGCCTTTACATAAACAATGGAAATGGAAACAAATGAGAATCCTAAGATCTAATCCTTCTTAGGTGACGGAGGCTTGAAATGGTCCTTAATGTACCCCTTGAAGTACATTACAAAATTCTCTAA
This window of the Rutidosis leptorrhynchoides isolate AG116_Rl617_1_P2 chromosome 7, CSIRO_AGI_Rlap_v1, whole genome shotgun sequence genome carries:
- the LOC139860301 gene encoding uncharacterized protein — translated: MAQSTRSATNIPNVSLTPAQFQQLLAAAQGNHNNHGNNQGNPPTSCSYKEFMNCKPPSFKGNEEAYATHMLSGLALTWWNGYAQTVGLNAANAIPWPVLKRMMTEKLCPRNQIQKLEVEFWELKVKRTDIEAYTNRFIELVTLCPEMVPTELKKIGRYIEGLPEEIQGNVIAASKETLDAVILMAQNLMMAKRRKAAANKVAVPPTDTPATKANAIVPTCYDCGEKGHFCNQCLKKKGNTGNANAKS